The Gossypium hirsutum isolate 1008001.06 chromosome D02, Gossypium_hirsutum_v2.1, whole genome shotgun sequence region TCTAATTGTTTTATGTTCTATTAGGTGGAGATTTTGTGACAGACACTCCGTCGGCGAATTGAGCGTTAGGAATTGTTGCGCCTTTGGGTAAGAAATCTTATACTACAGTTTAAGGACTTGTTGGGTATGTTGTTGCTATGGTAGACAAGCCCTAACGGCTGTGATCGAATACTCTAATCGAGTAAAGGCTGAGTGATTAATTCGGATTTGATATGGTTGCTAATTTGTTATTTTGATTGTTGTTTTAGGATCTGAAAGTGTGTTGTAACGTCGTGTTTCAGAAATAGTCAGGTGTATGATGATAATCTTGAAAAATAGTGAACAAggcaaaataaaaaaactcactaTCGATGCCACATGGCAGTGTGGGTCACATAAGCTAGGCTAAGTAGGCTGTGTGGGCCATAgggtgtgtgctaggccatgtgggccacatgagCATCATTTTCTGTAGATTTTGGTTAGGGTCATAGTTGAAGTGCAATTCGAGGTTAGCCACTTCGTAGGATCTgtaatgtgatatgtatgacttTTAAATATGAAATCCGATATTTTGCTTCTGTATGTGCTACTTCTGTGAGCATCGTTAGCATGTTTCTTATTAGCTAAGTATATACGATTATTGATTAGTTATGTTTTCTTCCAATTCTCATAGCATGCGACTTTGTGGCTATTCTGATTTAATTGATTTGTTGTTATTGAAGTCGGACATACCTGTTCTGCAAAGCATACTGATTTCTGTTAAATATATGATTGCATGTTCAACATGCTTACTATTCCGATTCTGAGTCTGCAAGCCATGTCACATTGCATGGGGTAACGATGATATTGTAAGGAGGAAGTTTTAAAGATCTACACTATCTGGTGGTATAACCATATATCCGTTCTAGCAGCTTGACTGCAATTATGGTGGCTCGACCACCCATATATGTTATGGCATATTTATCTGCTACTTTAGTGCCATTGTTCCACAACTATctattggtgtgttttggttggacgagttctagggaactctatTTGATGTGTAGCTGAGTTGGGTAAGAATGTTTTCTAAAAATATGCATtgtgtttttctaaaaaatattgcATCAACATAATCATGCCATCCGTGTCTGCTCAATTATTGATTTCTATTTGACTATCTGTTATCTGCTTTTGTATGTAGGTTGAGTTGCACACTGAGCTTTGTTAGCTCACCCAATAAATTTCGTCTTCTCAGGTAATTAGTAAACTTCCAATTGGGCGATGTGCACGAGCTCGAATTAGATTATGGTTAATTAAAAAGAACAAGTTATAATTTTAAGCTTAATTCTAGATTGTATAAATGTTTTGGACTTATTTCTTTAGTTTTTAGATtttttggtggattttgttttcaATAATCGGTAAAATAATATGTTTTCACTTATTAAAATCACTGTTTTCAAATTATGAACTCCAAAATTTTTGTTGCAacattaagtattaaattaagtgattttttgtaaaataaataagttttgagcgtgatttttttaaaaaaacatgtaaGACTATTGCCAAAAATAATATCTTCAGATCACACGATTTTCaaaactatattttaatttgggtttcTAAACAGGAAGTGTAATACCTtaagatttgaccataacgtctaggccgggtgtagggtgttacattattaaTGCAATAATAGGACATCATGACACATAAAGTGCATCCTGGCACATAATTTGTACTCAAACCAATCCTATGACGTGTTAACTATATTCGACTCCACCCGATTAGATAATAGAGTATCAATATTCAATTCCATTTACATTTTAGTACACATCCATTTCCAATCATTTTGACCATCACAATCTAATTCattatcatatcacatatatttcatatcattcaatacatttctACCCAAATCATAGTACATATCATTTTTCTTGCAATTCATGTTATTTCGCAATTTACTTAGTTTAGTCCTCTATTCCAAAAATTCACATTCGAGCTCAATTTAATAACCCATATTATCATCATTTACTTACCTTGGTACTCCCACATGCAATTAACATGAAAATGCAAACTATTCATGCGACTTAAGTTATAAATGTACAAACTAGAAATTTTGGCTACCCGTCGACTATTTtcgcttttcctttccctctcaatGAATCCATGTCAACATTAGCTacgaataataataaaacatatcacCCTATCATTATACATCAAATTCACAATCAATTATCAATATATGcatattttgcaaattattcaatatCGTCCCTAAAACCAAAACAAGCAAAACTTTCAATCCAAAGCCTTTTATTAAAATCTATATTAATTAGGGACCATTTATTTTCTATTCctactaaaatttcataatatttttgtcttttattcaatttggtccctaatgtgaAAAACTCACTGTTAAGCTTTAcagtttagtcttttttttttctaaaactaggctaattttttatcaatttaacacctaaatcatttaattcttgacaatcaacactttcaaaactttaaaagttttacaaattggtacatgggctagatAAATCAAGCTCTTATGTTCACAAATCTATAAGAATTTATAAGTATTACAAGAAAAGGACTTGAAATTCTTATCTAATTAATAGccaaaatgtaaaataaagaTATTCTTTTCTTCTCCTATCATAGTAggttgaaaaaggaaaaaaatgatgcTTTTTATCAACTTTTTTCACCAATTTTATCGTTTatacttaaattaatttaattaaacttaattaatttactttaattaattaatccataatccttaattaacttaaactaatGATAATTCACATCACATCCCACTATCATCCGTTTAAAATAggttcatttttcattttaaacctTTGGGTAATTGCTATATAAATCCTTTATccttattctaattaaaaatctatagcaattaaacatttacaatttagtccttaggtcTTAATTAATCACAATTGcaattaaattactaattcaaattCCAATTCATCTATACACTAATTAATCACAATTGcaattaaattactaattcaaattCCAATTCATCTATACACTAACTCTGAAaatattcttatttaatatttacgggtTCGGTTTATAAAAATGAGATCCCGAAACCAtgtttttcgacaccactaaaaattgggttgttTCACACCTATTCACCAAAAACACTAGTACGACCACTTGCACTAATATTTCTACCAAACCATTCTTGTCCTCTTGTTCCACCACCACTTGCACCAATAGCACCACCTCCACCAAACCCTACTTGCCCTCTTACTCCACCAGCAAAATTAGTACTCCCACTTCCTCCCTTTTTTTCCACCAAACCCTCATTGCCCTCTTACTCCACCTTTTCCACCAATCCCTTCTTAACCTAAAAAGTTGACATCaagattattaattttaaaaattaaaggttGTTGAGAAAATTTATGAGGAGTGAAAAGGAGTAGTGCCCACTAATGTCTAGCACTGCTCAACCATTAAACTTACCATATATGgaattggaaaattttcaaaacaaaaatcatGGGATTAAATCATTGCTGATACCTTGGATGTGTGCTAGCACGTCTATCATATCCAAACATATTATAGGAAAATATCTTAAAGATTGGTTGGGATTGGATCCAAGAAATCAACTTCCCTATTTTGAGGAGATTAGATTGAATCGAACAAACTATGGGAACAATACTTGAAGATTCAAGACTTATCTAGAACTTATTGAAGATATTCTCAGAGCTTATTATCCTGCTATTTTGATGGAAGATTGATTATAATTGATCTAGTATACTAGAAAAGTTTCTTACGCATTCAAGAGACTAGTATATGTGTTATATAGATTAGAGAGCACTTATTTTGATCATGAAAGAGTGTGAAATCAAGTggtttactttatttttagtcgAAGTTTCCTAAGGAAAACATAGAGGAGAGTGATGTAGATCTTAGGTGAAAAAGTGAGGTTTCTAATCTAGCGAATGCTAAAGCTCGTAACCACTTATTGTACAAATTGTTAAGATAATAGATTGTCTCTCTAGGAACTACAAACTTGGAGAAACCGAATTATGTAAATAAATTGTTGTGTTCTTATTTGTTCTTCAAAATTTCCTAACGCAGTAGACACTAATCGTGGCATTGCTTAATTTGcatacaaatattatttcaattcattCAATGGCAATATTCCCaagcaataaaaatatattagctCACCATCGAGGTGTCGAGAGAGCACTACAAGCTTATTAATTGCAAAAGAATATACTAGATGAATGGAATGAAATTTTCCATAGAATATACCTTTATATTCCTTcaatatttcatttcattcataaaaaaaaattaaaaaaataatacttttgATTTGAGggaaatatttaatatatgtggaatttgatttcattacttaaaaattATGGATAACACATTTTATTTGGAATCATCTTGATAATGGGTATTGTAAGAACATAAACACTTTTCTCATATGCAATTGAACTCTTAAACccaattttttaagattttaagttATTCTCATTTTGACAAAGATTAACATTAATATTAGGAAAGTACATAGTACAAACCTCTTATGGCATAACATGCGAGGATTAACAAAATCTCTCATTTAAGGTTTCACTGAATAAAAATAAGTGAAACACAAATAACCAACAGTTGTTACTTAGAAGGAAATGTAActataattcaataattaaatatctttGTTTGTAATATGCATCAATTGCCTCCACCAAACCCTTCTCCTCGTCCTAAACCAAAATGAAACTTACCACTTCCACCAAAATGCAAGTTACCGCTACCACTTCCACCACCTTTTCCACTAAACCCTCCTTCCCCTCCTGCTCCACCAGCAACATTAGCGCTACCACTTCCACCACCTTTTCCACTAAACCCTCCTTCCCCTCCTGCTCCACCAGCAACATTAGCGCTACCACTTCCACCACCTTTTCCACCAAACCCACCTTGTCCTCTTACTCCACCTATAACATTAGTGCTACCACTTCCACCAAACCCTCCTTTCCCTTTTATTCCACCAGCAACATTAGCGATGCTACTTCCACCACCTTTTCCACCAAACCCTCCTTGCCCTCCTACTCCACCAGCAAAATTAGCGCTACCACTTGCACCACCTTTTCCACCAAACCCTCCTTGCCCTCCTACTCCACCAGCAACATTAGCACTATCACTTGCGCTACCAGTTCCACCACCTTTTCCACTAAACCCTCCTTGCCCTACAAATCCACCAGCAAAATTAGCATTACTAGTTCCACCACCTTTTCCACCAAACTCTCCTTTCCCTCCAAATCCACCATCAACATTAGCACTACCACTTCCACTTCCACCACCTTTCCCACCAAACCCTCCTTGCCCTCCTACTCCACCAGCAACATTAGGGCTACCACTTCTACCACCTTTTCCACCAAACCCTCCTTGCCCTCCTACTCCACCAGCAACATTAGCGCTACCACTTCCACCACCTTTTCCAACAAACCCTCCTTGTCCTCCTACTCCACCGACAACATTAGCACTACCACTTCCACCACCTTTTCCTTCAAACCCTCCTTGCCCTCCTACTCCACCAGCAATATTACCGCTACCACTTCCACCACCTTTTCCACCAAACCCTCCTTGTCCTCCTATATTACCTCCAAATCCAACACTTTTATCACTAGCAATATTACTGCTACCACTTCCACTACCTTTTCCACCAAATTCTCCTTGTCCTCCTATATTACCTCCAAATCCAACACTTTTACCACCAGCAATATTACCACTACCTTTTCCACCAAACTCTCCTTGTCCTCCTATATTGCCTCCAACTCCAACACCTTTACCACCACCTCCTGCTACATGATGTTGGTGTACGGCTCTTTTTAAAGCAGAAGCACCTTTTAAAGCAGCAACACCAGTAGCAGCAGCACCAGCTGCACCAACGGCACCTAAACCAACTAGAGGTAAAAATGTTAAAGACCtcctatttcttttattttctgccATTTCTTTGGACAAATCCGGATGCTGAAGTAAATTATGTTCATTTTCATCAACATTAAGAATACCAGCAATTACATAACCATCCATAAAATAAGCATAAAAGACAAGAGGCACAACCATCCAAGTAAAAACACCCATCTTATCTAAAAGCTTAAGCGAAGGTTAAACTACAATAATCTGATTATACAATAAGGCATGTAAGAAATTGTGAATTCAAGCTTTTAGAATTCtgccatttgattttttttccttttttttctttttctcgttgCTTACcttattaagaaattaaatatttatagagaaATATTGActttataaagaaaattaacaAATGGTCGAGCTTTAAGCATGGGAGTAAGAAATCGTTTAACCATTCATTCAGTAAAAAGAACCCATATTGTAAATTATTCAACTTATTAACGAAATTTTTTCCCCTTCATTTTCTCAACCAGCAATTGAATAAATAGCAACTTTTTCCATTAAAAACATGATttcgaataaaatcattttttttttggaataatgGTATCTCCATGCCCATTAGCTACTCACAAAGAGTAATCCATTCATAGTTCGTGATTATCACTCCCAACAATTTTATCTCCAAAATTTGAATCTAAATTCTCTCCTTGAAAGTACCATTAAAACCAAATTTGATACTATCACATTTAAAAccaaatatgaaataattatatcgattaaattacatttttgtaTGTGTCAAACCAAAATGACTATGTCAATTGCACTATTATTTCTTGTGTAAGAGAAAAGAATTTAGGTATGGGTGACATACTGTTTaaggaaaatttaaataaaaagaattagTAATAATTTCAACAAATAATAATTCCATGATGAGCTAAAAAGTAGgattttttgaaaacataatCTTTAgttatttgagtaaaaaaaacGTATTGGACCAAAATACATTACATAAGGATATTGAGGATTAATGTGGAACAAATGGTGTTTGGATTTTATGCACATAGAAGCCAATCACTTGGAAGATTAATGTTTCACTAGGCATTATAAATGCACAGACTCCCATTTACACATTTAATAACATTGAATTTTATTAGTATATGAATCCTTTCAATGCAATTAAGcctttttacttttccttttcctttcccttttccttCTAAGGTatacaaaaatcaaataaaatggtATTACTATACCAacattacatattaacttatgtACCAAAAATGAATCATGAGAAATTAAACAGTAAGTAGTAGGCAaaaacctcttttttttttttggaatacaaagaaactttaattttttttattggtttaactaaagtaattaaatttaatataccaagaaaagtaaaataagtaaaaatttagGATATTTCTATAATCTATCTCGAACTGTTTCTTATCATTTTTATTAAGAAGTGAATTTTTTACATGTTAAGGGTGAGACCGAAAGGGTACTCCCAGTTAAGGGTGGTAAATCACTCAATTAAAGGTAATTAGTGGCTTAATTGATAATTAGGAATTCAATCGATTCTAAGCTTGGAGCTCATATCGTTGAAACTAGGAGTAGGAAGGAAATTGTGATAGATTAGTTtaggttagttaatttaatttgatttattgttATTCCAATTTTGAACCAGCAGCACTACTAATTTGTAACccaattgtaattatttttaggtaattaatttagtaataatttTCTCCAATATAATAATCTCTTAAGTACAATACTCTTTCAAGCATTTCGTTGTAGATTAACGATATTACAATTTGATCTATATACTTGCAAATAATTTacttcatattcacatatttaatTGCATATTTACAATCTTGGTGCACGACCATGTTTTCCAACAAAATACGTTGCTTTATCCATCCAGTCATAATCTTTCATCCCTACAAACATCCTTACATGCTATGTTTGCAGGTAGTACCAACAACTCGTCTTCAACTTACAACAGACTAAGTTGGGGGATAACCCACACAAAAGGATTCCATTTCTTTTCGCAACAACGAGTAAAGTAGCTCACTAATATGGCCCAGTCCTTAGGTAAAATTGTTTAAGGTTTAGACTATCCAAATTCAGCACTCATAAAAGAATGGCTGAAGTGGTAAGTGAAAACCTTCCCTAAAAATTTGTCAATAAAAGAACAAATGATTTTTTCATCCCTCTTAGAACCCTACTACAGTCTCTACCTTTCACTCCAAAGTATACATATCTACAGAATGGGGGAATAACACCAGCAGCAACTGAAGGAGAATGACCCTAGTGGTACCCTTTCTCATCACACTTTACATTTTCAACTCAAGAAGAAAGAAACCAAGAAAAGAAGAAGctacaaggaatgaaaaaaatcacagaaacattTCAAAACATGAGAAAGGAGTGTCCATGAAAGAGGTATCTTCTAAAGAGAAAATTGtagtaaaaagaagaaaatatttgcaaataaaatttataactaCAACACCACTAAACATCCCAAACATGTGGTGCCACTCTACAATGATCACTCTTCCCCTCATTATTGCACATTATCCCCAAGGCTAGTGTGTCAGTCACCATTGAAAAGGTGCCAACTCTCACAATACTCAATAGCAACATTTATTATTGGTCTTCTACAAGCCACTTCAAATGGGGGACTATTATTTATGCAAAACACTTCATGGGCTCTAACACAGAGTAACAAGCACAAGCTCAAACCCAAATAAGCAAAAACAACTCATTATGCAGACTAGTCAAATGATAAAAAGCCAACCAAGGGTATAAAGGAATTTCCCTAACAGAGTACAAATGCATCTTCACTAAGCATCTTGTCCTTCTCCCACATTCTTGGGAAAAACAGTTCAGAAAACAGTTTTATTACAAAGtggaagttttttttttctaaaattgagtatttgtgatatttatagcaattaaTATTTTActcgaaatatttatttttttctaaataagtGGAATAAGtcatatataacatgcaacatttCGATCTTCCCCACTAATCTCGACCTCGACTTGCTAGAGTTTCAATCCAACAATGTGTGATCgaaaactaatattttaattataaaattactcCTACAAGGTGTACATACAGTGTGCGGCGACAACCCCTTTCTAGAACTAAGCGTCACCCACTATTATATATTAGGCTTACTTGGATCTCGTCATGTATTAGGTACAATTATATTTGTTATCTTATCTTTAGATCAACTCATAATTTATCCAATCCAACAAACAATTTTCTAAttgtcaaaatattatttattcaattaatttaattaattagcttaattattttattttatcgaCCCGATTCTAATCTCATGaaaatcatgacgactttacTGTATTAAAATCTAGgagtaaataaatttatttaccttATTCTATGAAACtatgatgactaattaatttaattttcacttcaaacttcaattatttaattacataataatttgaagaaattaatttaatctctaatgCATCTCTTATTTAGGGCAAGAAAATACATTCACTGCGAATAGTGATAAATGAAATCTATTTCTCTAATAtatcattttcatatattcacatcaTCAATTCAAATGCAAGCCATCAAGGATATGCCGAGCTAGCAAAAGGACCAATCggatatatataattagggctcaaataattgtaattaatttctaactctttttcaattaattacaacattatttagtcatgcagtcattccactaaagtatcatGACTAAGCTTTCCCCAtaatataccattacgaaagttaCTGCATTGAGTGTTTGCCCAATAACTTTGTCATATGTGTGTTGCCCTCATAAgacatccttaatctctttggaatAAAATTCGTTCTCCCAacatgatcctattttatctcatgcaAACCATTAAAACTTCTTccatgaaaaaataataattgaatcaTTCGCCTTTAAACAAATGGCTTGTGGTCACGTTACTTTTCCATCTATCATGTCAATGAGAGGatgtcatttactatttattgagctatgaattccactattgtaagtGAAGTTATATCAAACAAAAGTCGTATGCCCAGCACACCAACTTTCAACTCTATTACTAATTGAAATCGAGtttttaatacatcaaaatatacaagtcGTGAACACATAGTCCTTCACTTACTCAGTATTGAGGTAAGTCAGATAATGagtgtcacaagtgaataaatctatatttACTCTACTTGGGTCCTATCCAATGTTCTGTCAATCCAAACAATCACATCTAAGTCTCTATCTTTCAGGATTCATCTGCTTCAATACCCAAGACAAGGTATCTTCCtatttggacttgatagatgacataat contains the following coding sequences:
- the LOC107927687 gene encoding glycine-rich cell wall structural protein 1, with the protein product MGVFTWMVVPLVFYAYFMDGYVIAGILNVDENEHNLLQHPDLSKEMAENKRNRRSLTFLPLVGLGAVGAAGAAATGVAALKGASALKRAVHQHHVAGGGGKGVGVGGNIGGQGEFGGKGSGNIAGGKSVGFGGNIGGQGEFGGKGSGSGSSNIASDKSVGFGGNIGGQGGFGGKGGGSGSGNIAGGVGGQGGFEGKGGGSGSANVVGGVGGQGGFVGKGGGSGSANVAGGVGGQGGFGGKGGRSGSPNVAGGVGGQGGFGGKGGGSGSGSANVDGGFGGKGEFGGKGGGTSNANFAGGFVGQGGFSGKGGGTGSASDSANVAGGVGGQGGFGGKGGASGSANFAGGVGGQGGFGGKGGGSSIANVAGGIKGKGGFGGSGSTNVIGGVRGQGGFGGKGGGSGSANVAGGAGGEGGFSGKGGGSGSGNLHFGGSGKFHFGLGRGEGFGGGN